One region of Rhodothermus profundi genomic DNA includes:
- a CDS encoding fructosamine kinase family protein — translation MRLPEALHQALAATVGEPVRCAAPVGGGCIARACRVETARNTYFLKWGPSEVAQTFPAEAAGLRVLRAAESPLVIPQVVAVAEARPDCPGFLLMEWIEPGRPGPRFWEHFGEGLAQLHRCQNTRYGFDQDNFIGRMPQENTWEEDWPTFFWRHRLEPQVRWARERGCWERAWDRWLERLEARLPELLPARPPASLLHGDLWSGNFMVTADGRAALIDPAVYYGDRETDLAMSELFGGFDARFYAAYRAAWPLEPGYEERRELYNLYHLINHLNLFGHSYAAGVARTLRRFA, via the coding sequence ATGAGGTTGCCCGAAGCGTTGCACCAGGCGCTGGCCGCTACGGTAGGCGAACCTGTTCGTTGTGCGGCGCCCGTTGGAGGAGGGTGCATTGCCCGGGCGTGCCGGGTGGAGACGGCTCGAAACACGTACTTTTTGAAGTGGGGACCGTCGGAAGTGGCGCAGACCTTTCCGGCCGAAGCTGCAGGACTGCGTGTGCTGCGCGCAGCCGAAAGCCCCCTGGTAATTCCTCAGGTGGTGGCGGTTGCCGAAGCGCGGCCAGATTGCCCGGGCTTTTTGCTTATGGAATGGATCGAGCCGGGGCGTCCCGGTCCTCGTTTCTGGGAGCACTTTGGGGAGGGGCTGGCGCAGTTACATCGCTGCCAGAACACCCGCTATGGGTTTGACCAGGATAATTTTATTGGACGCATGCCCCAGGAAAATACCTGGGAGGAGGACTGGCCGACGTTTTTCTGGCGGCATCGCCTTGAACCGCAGGTGCGATGGGCGCGAGAGCGAGGGTGCTGGGAACGCGCCTGGGATCGCTGGCTGGAGCGTCTGGAAGCCCGACTTCCCGAACTGCTGCCGGCTCGTCCGCCTGCTTCGCTACTGCACGGCGATCTCTGGAGTGGCAACTTTATGGTGACAGCCGATGGGCGCGCCGCGCTGATTGACCCGGCTGTTTACTATGGGGATCGCGAGACCGATCTTGCCATGAGCGAGCTGTTTGGCGGGTTTGATGCGCGTTTTTACGCAGCCTATCGGGCCGCCTGGCCCCTGGAGCCCGGTTACGAGGAGCGTCGGGAGTTATACAATCTGTACCACCTGATTAATCACCTGAACCTTTTTGGCCACAGTTATGCTGCGGGTGTGGCGCGGACGCTACGACGCTTTGCCTGA
- a CDS encoding low molecular weight protein-tyrosine-phosphatase, producing MTHLHQPIRVLFVCLGNICRSPLAAGVFRKLVDEAGLSAHFEIDSAGTGPWHVGEPADRRMQHTARQHGVDLSSHVARQLSQEDLARYDYILVMDRENLEDVLRMDREGRFRDKVQLFRTFDPEPGNGEVPDPYYGGARGFEEVYQIVARTARRLLEHLVATHRLREIAGLSR from the coding sequence ATGACACACCTGCACCAACCGATCCGCGTGTTGTTTGTCTGCCTGGGTAACATTTGTCGGAGTCCACTGGCAGCAGGAGTCTTTCGCAAGTTGGTCGACGAGGCGGGCCTGTCGGCGCACTTTGAGATTGATTCAGCCGGAACGGGTCCCTGGCACGTGGGCGAGCCGGCTGATCGACGCATGCAGCACACGGCCCGGCAACACGGAGTGGATTTGAGCAGCCATGTGGCCCGCCAGCTGAGCCAGGAAGATCTGGCCCGCTATGACTATATCCTGGTGATGGACCGAGAAAATCTGGAGGACGTGCTTCGGATGGACCGAGAGGGACGGTTTCGCGACAAGGTGCAACTCTTTCGCACGTTTGACCCGGAGCCAGGCAATGGCGAAGTCCCCGATCCCTATTATGGAGGCGCGCGCGGCTTTGAAGAGGTCTACCAGATTGTAGCGCGTACCGCACGCCGCCTGTTGGAACATCTGGTGGCCACGCACCGACTGCGGGAAATAGCCGGGCTGTCGCGATGA
- the xseA gene encoding exodeoxyribonuclease VII large subunit yields MQQPLFASEPRVWRVRELTGALRDTIEALYDTLTVEGELSNFRRHRQSGHCYFTLQDGQAQLRCVMWSRWAQRLFFQPADGHQVQVRGRLTFYEPRGELQLIVETMTLAGAGARQQAFEALKRRLAAEGLFDPARKRPLPRFPRRIGMVTSDSGAALQDMLSILQRRFPLVEVLHCPVRVQGLLAAPSIAQAIRMLNCLPDDRRPDVLIVGRGGGSVEDLWAFNEEVVARAIFASRIPVISAVGHETDVTIADLVADRRAATPSMAAEIAVPDRTELEAELTRTAQRMHRYLQQALQRRRQHVHTLLHHYGLRRVPDRLAYLKADTLRLQERLHQHIRQLLDRRRHLLMLLQSRLSAFDPQLPLRRGYVRVRYQGHLATRSYQVQPGEVVLLEFYDGQHNAQILP; encoded by the coding sequence ATGCAGCAGCCATTGTTTGCTTCTGAGCCGCGCGTCTGGCGCGTCCGAGAACTGACCGGTGCGCTTCGCGACACGATTGAGGCGCTCTACGACACACTGACCGTCGAGGGAGAGCTGTCCAATTTCCGGCGACATCGCCAGAGTGGCCACTGCTACTTTACGCTGCAGGACGGCCAGGCGCAGCTTCGGTGCGTCATGTGGTCCCGCTGGGCGCAGCGTTTGTTCTTTCAGCCCGCAGACGGCCATCAGGTGCAGGTGCGCGGACGCCTTACCTTTTACGAGCCGCGGGGGGAATTGCAGCTTATCGTGGAGACCATGACCCTGGCAGGGGCCGGCGCCCGGCAACAGGCTTTTGAAGCCCTCAAGCGTCGGCTGGCTGCAGAAGGATTATTTGACCCTGCCCGTAAGCGTCCACTACCGCGCTTTCCGCGACGCATCGGCATGGTCACCTCCGACAGTGGAGCGGCGTTGCAGGACATGCTCAGCATCCTCCAGCGCCGCTTTCCGCTCGTTGAAGTGCTGCACTGTCCGGTCCGGGTTCAGGGATTACTGGCTGCCCCGAGCATCGCACAGGCGATCCGGATGCTGAATTGCCTGCCGGACGACCGTCGCCCTGACGTGCTGATCGTCGGCCGAGGAGGCGGTTCGGTCGAAGATCTCTGGGCCTTCAACGAAGAAGTAGTGGCCCGCGCCATTTTCGCTTCCCGCATCCCGGTCATCAGTGCCGTCGGGCACGAGACCGACGTCACAATCGCTGATCTGGTCGCCGATCGACGAGCTGCTACTCCCTCAATGGCTGCCGAAATTGCCGTACCCGATCGCACAGAACTGGAAGCAGAACTAACCCGGACAGCGCAGCGCATGCACCGGTACTTGCAGCAGGCTCTCCAGCGTCGTCGTCAGCACGTGCACACGTTGTTGCACCACTACGGCTTGCGTCGCGTTCCAGACCGACTGGCCTACCTGAAAGCCGACACGCTTCGCTTGCAAGAACGTCTGCATCAGCACATCCGACAGCTCCTGGACCGACGGCGCCACCTGCTGATGCTGCTTCAGAGCCGCCTGAGTGCTTTTGATCCCCAGCTTCCCTTGCGGCGCGGCTACGTGCGCGTGCGCTACCAGGGCCATCTGGCCACCCGATCCTATCAGGTACAACCCGGTGAGGTGGTTCTTCTCGAATTTTACGACGGTCAGCACAACGCGCAAATTCTGCCTTAA
- a CDS encoding serine hydrolase domain-containing protein, with protein sequence MQRRGFYALLLGLLIVTPELQAQHALRYAVAPAPPHASLLIQIQDSIDALMRRYGVPGLSVAIGASGALIWAEGFGYADVENRVPMLPQTKLRVASVSKSLTSAALGLLVEQGKLDLDAPVQRYVPSFPEKRWPITTRQLAGHLAGIRHYRDQEFYSRKHYNSVLEALEVFKDDTLLFRPGTRYAYSSYGWNLISAVIEGAAGEPFLAFMRRYVFDPLGMHDTVAEHVDSLIFHRARFYVYRDSLLMNAPYVDNSVKWAGGGFLSTAPDLVRFGNGLLSGRLLKPETVHLLFTSQRTADGKETGYGLGWRTGEQWGRRFVWHTGGAVGGSSVLVLLPEEQVVVALIANLQGVRLAPLGFWIADQVARHVVEKTTAVTPN encoded by the coding sequence ATGCAACGCCGAGGATTTTACGCGCTCTTGCTGGGGCTTTTGATCGTGACGCCGGAGCTTCAGGCGCAGCATGCTTTGCGGTATGCCGTGGCGCCTGCTCCACCGCATGCATCCCTGCTCATTCAGATTCAGGATTCTATTGATGCGCTGATGCGCCGCTATGGCGTACCGGGCCTTTCGGTGGCTATTGGCGCTTCGGGGGCGTTGATCTGGGCGGAAGGTTTTGGCTATGCCGATGTAGAAAATCGCGTTCCGATGCTACCCCAGACCAAGCTGCGCGTGGCCAGTGTTTCCAAGTCGCTCACGTCCGCAGCGCTGGGATTGCTGGTAGAGCAGGGGAAGCTGGATCTGGACGCTCCGGTGCAGCGCTACGTGCCTTCTTTCCCCGAGAAGCGCTGGCCAATTACAACCCGCCAGTTGGCCGGCCATTTAGCTGGCATTCGGCATTACCGGGATCAAGAATTTTACAGCCGAAAACACTACAACTCCGTACTGGAAGCGCTGGAAGTTTTTAAGGACGACACGCTGCTGTTTCGGCCGGGCACTCGTTATGCCTACTCCAGCTATGGCTGGAACCTGATCAGTGCAGTGATTGAGGGAGCTGCCGGCGAGCCGTTTCTGGCCTTCATGCGTCGCTACGTATTCGATCCGCTGGGCATGCACGACACCGTGGCCGAGCACGTGGATAGCTTGATTTTTCACCGCGCGCGGTTCTATGTGTACCGGGATAGCCTGCTGATGAATGCTCCGTACGTGGACAACAGCGTCAAATGGGCGGGGGGAGGTTTTCTGTCAACAGCACCTGACCTGGTGCGTTTTGGCAACGGACTCCTGAGCGGACGTCTGCTCAAGCCTGAAACGGTGCATCTCCTGTTCACGTCGCAGCGCACTGCCGACGGCAAGGAAACTGGCTATGGCCTGGGATGGCGGACCGGTGAGCAATGGGGACGCCGTTTTGTATGGCACACCGGAGGTGCTGTAGGAGGAAGTTCGGTGCTGGTGCTCCTGCCCGAAGAGCAGGTGGTCGTGGCGTTGATCGCCAACCTGCAGGGCGTTCGGCTGGCGCCTCTGGGCTTCTGGATCGCCGATCAGGTAGCCCGGCATGTAGTGGAAAAAACAACTGCAGTCACCCCGAATTAA
- a CDS encoding N-acyl-D-amino-acid deacylase family protein, which translates to MRALLLILCSWAMAGTAWPPLDTVYTVILERGTIYDGTGSAPFVADVGLIGDRIAAIGDLQAAQAALRLNVEGLAVAPGFIDIHSHAVRGGPETSGIFRQPLAENYIRQGVTTVFAGQDGSSPLPIGEFLARFELTPAAINLGLFVGHGSVRRAVMGNENRAPTAEELEQMKALVAQAMEEGAWGLSSGLKYVPGAYARTEEVIALARIAARYGGIYITHMRDEGLHVLESVRETIRIGREGGLPAQITHTKVIGPRMWGKSRALLHLVDEALAAGLDISMDQYPYTASSTGISVLFPAWALEGDREAQVARLQDPDTRRKIKEAVLFNLREDRGGGDPSRVQLAFCRWDTTLNGKNLAQVLEEQGRPVTVEEAAELVLEIQERGGCMGIFHAMSEEDVQRIMQHPRTMICSDGGIPDPGVGVPHPRNYGAFARVLARYVRERGLLSPEAAIHKMTGLPAWRLNLKDRGVLRPGAYADVVVLDLARVQDRATFTHPHQYAEGVVHVFVNGQAVLLHGQLTGARPGRALRKGRDG; encoded by the coding sequence ATGCGCGCATTGCTGCTGATCCTGTGTAGCTGGGCCATGGCTGGCACCGCCTGGCCCCCGCTCGATACGGTGTATACTGTCATCCTGGAGAGAGGCACCATCTACGACGGAACGGGCAGTGCTCCTTTTGTAGCCGATGTCGGACTGATCGGCGACCGCATTGCAGCTATCGGCGATTTACAAGCCGCGCAGGCTGCGCTCCGGCTCAATGTCGAAGGCCTGGCCGTAGCGCCTGGTTTTATTGACATCCACAGCCATGCCGTGCGGGGCGGCCCGGAAACCAGTGGCATCTTTCGCCAACCACTGGCTGAAAACTACATTCGCCAGGGCGTTACCACGGTGTTTGCCGGGCAGGACGGCTCCTCTCCCCTTCCTATCGGCGAATTCCTGGCCCGGTTCGAACTCACTCCCGCAGCCATCAACCTGGGATTGTTTGTGGGACATGGGAGCGTTCGCCGTGCGGTGATGGGCAACGAAAACCGCGCGCCCACGGCTGAAGAGCTGGAGCAAATGAAGGCCCTGGTAGCCCAGGCTATGGAAGAAGGGGCCTGGGGTCTTTCCTCAGGCCTGAAGTACGTACCTGGCGCTTATGCCCGCACCGAGGAAGTCATTGCCCTGGCCCGGATAGCTGCTCGCTATGGCGGCATTTACATCACCCACATGCGCGATGAGGGACTGCACGTGCTGGAAAGCGTAAGAGAAACTATCCGCATTGGACGCGAAGGGGGCCTGCCCGCACAGATTACCCACACCAAAGTAATCGGTCCCCGCATGTGGGGCAAAAGCCGGGCGTTGCTTCACCTGGTTGACGAAGCCCTTGCGGCCGGGCTGGATATATCCATGGATCAATATCCTTACACGGCTTCGAGCACGGGCATCAGCGTGCTGTTTCCGGCCTGGGCATTAGAGGGAGACCGAGAAGCGCAGGTAGCCCGCCTGCAGGATCCAGACACCCGGCGTAAAATCAAGGAAGCCGTTCTTTTTAACCTGCGCGAAGACCGTGGAGGTGGCGATCCGTCTCGCGTGCAGTTGGCCTTTTGCCGATGGGACACAACGCTGAACGGTAAAAATCTGGCCCAGGTCCTGGAAGAACAGGGACGTCCTGTAACCGTCGAGGAAGCAGCCGAACTGGTGCTGGAAATTCAAGAACGGGGCGGCTGCATGGGCATCTTTCACGCCATGAGCGAGGAAGACGTCCAACGCATCATGCAGCATCCCCGCACCATGATCTGCTCCGACGGAGGCATTCCGGATCCTGGCGTGGGCGTCCCCCATCCCCGAAATTACGGGGCATTTGCCCGGGTACTGGCCCGTTACGTGCGCGAGCGCGGTCTGCTATCCCCCGAAGCAGCCATCCACAAAATGACCGGACTCCCTGCGTGGCGCCTGAACCTGAAAGACCGCGGCGTATTGCGCCCGGGGGCCTATGCCGACGTGGTGGTGCTTGATCTGGCGCGCGTGCAGGATCGCGCTACATTTACCCACCCGCATCAGTACGCAGAGGGCGTCGTGCACGTATTTGTGAATGGCCAGGCCGTGTTGCTCCACGGCCAACTCACCGGCGCACGCCCCGGACGAGCCCTTCGAAAAGGGCGAGATGGGTAA
- a CDS encoding Dph6-related ATP pyrophosphatase: MSVPILISWSGGKDSALALYRILQNHCWRVAGFLCTISQPYNRITMHGVRRALLEQQIAAMSLAPMIPILLPPDASNEIYEAAWAEALRPFIAQGIRHVAFGDIFLEDIRAYREQQLKKLGLTPVFPIWTGSRRRTDSLALLDTFWRVGFRTRIVCVDGRQLAPTWAGRELTPEALQELPETVDPCGENGEFHTFVFDGPVFQHPVRHRLGRRVTRRGFHFRDLFPYTTP, encoded by the coding sequence ATGTCAGTCCCCATTTTGATCTCCTGGAGCGGCGGCAAAGATAGCGCCCTGGCACTTTACCGCATCCTCCAAAATCACTGCTGGCGCGTGGCTGGTTTCCTGTGCACGATCAGCCAGCCCTACAACCGCATTACCATGCACGGCGTGCGGCGCGCGCTGCTCGAGCAGCAGATTGCCGCCATGAGTCTGGCTCCCATGATTCCTATTTTGCTGCCTCCTGATGCCTCAAATGAAATCTACGAAGCAGCCTGGGCAGAAGCCCTCCGTCCTTTTATTGCCCAGGGCATTCGTCACGTAGCCTTTGGCGACATCTTTCTGGAAGACATCCGCGCCTATCGGGAACAGCAACTGAAAAAGCTGGGATTGACGCCGGTTTTTCCCATCTGGACCGGCAGCCGCCGACGCACGGACAGCCTGGCCCTGCTCGATACCTTCTGGCGGGTGGGCTTCCGCACGCGCATCGTATGCGTTGATGGTCGCCAGCTCGCTCCCACATGGGCTGGCCGCGAACTGACGCCAGAAGCTCTGCAGGAACTTCCAGAAACTGTCGATCCTTGCGGCGAAAATGGAGAGTTCCACACGTTCGTCTTTGACGGTCCGGTATTTCAACACCCTGTCCGCCATCGACTCGGCCGGCGCGTCACCCGCCGCGGATTCCACTTTCGGGACTTGTTTCCTTACACAACTCCGTGA
- the hemN gene encoding oxygen-independent coproporphyrinogen III oxidase, translating to MQIPAELVQKYNRPGPRYTSYPPAPHFRAGFSPKQVVALLQADNQRPDPEPLSLYVHLPFCHTLCYYCGCHMIVTHRPEKIARYLDYLTREIALVSQWVAPGRPVVQLHWGGGTPTYLSPDQIVALMKALRQHFDFAPDAEIGIEADPRRLTRAHLEAAREAGFNRISFGVQDLDPAVQQAINRVQPYEQVATVTRWARELGFESISYDLIYGLPYQHLTQFERTIRQVIALGPDRISLFSYAHVPWKKKHQRLIREEWLPRPAEKLQLFLRAVELLTTEGGYRYIGMDHFARPDDPLSRALDEGTLQRNFQGYSTHGGTELYAFGISAISQLRHAYVQNVLKLSEYYAALDNGQVPVGKGYVLTPEDQLRRYVIMSLMCHFRLSIPEVEQRFGIDFERHFADALAQLREMEDDGLVACTTQSISVTETGRFFVRNVAMAFDAYLSTTADRPLYSQTV from the coding sequence ATGCAGATACCTGCTGAACTTGTCCAGAAGTATAACCGCCCGGGTCCTCGCTATACGAGCTATCCACCTGCGCCTCACTTTCGCGCTGGCTTCTCCCCGAAACAGGTTGTCGCGCTGTTGCAGGCCGACAATCAACGACCTGACCCGGAGCCTCTTTCGCTTTACGTGCACCTGCCGTTCTGCCACACGCTCTGCTACTACTGCGGCTGCCACATGATCGTGACGCACCGGCCCGAGAAGATTGCCCGCTATCTGGACTATCTTACGCGGGAGATTGCGCTGGTTAGCCAGTGGGTGGCTCCAGGGCGTCCAGTTGTGCAGCTTCACTGGGGAGGCGGAACGCCAACCTATCTGTCGCCCGATCAGATCGTGGCCCTGATGAAGGCGCTCCGGCAGCACTTCGATTTTGCACCCGACGCCGAAATAGGCATCGAAGCGGATCCGCGCCGTCTTACCCGCGCCCATCTGGAAGCAGCCCGAGAGGCTGGCTTTAACCGCATTAGCTTTGGGGTGCAGGACCTGGATCCTGCTGTCCAGCAGGCCATTAACCGCGTGCAACCCTATGAGCAGGTAGCCACGGTTACCCGGTGGGCGCGGGAGCTGGGCTTTGAAAGTATTAGCTATGACCTGATATACGGCCTGCCCTATCAACATCTGACGCAATTTGAGCGGACAATCCGGCAGGTTATTGCGCTGGGGCCCGACCGCATCTCCCTGTTTAGCTATGCGCACGTGCCCTGGAAGAAGAAACACCAGCGGCTCATCCGTGAGGAATGGCTACCCCGTCCGGCTGAAAAGCTACAGCTCTTTCTTCGAGCTGTCGAACTGCTCACCACGGAAGGCGGTTACCGGTACATCGGTATGGATCACTTTGCGCGGCCCGATGATCCTCTCAGCCGGGCCCTGGATGAAGGCACGTTGCAGCGCAACTTTCAGGGCTATTCCACCCATGGCGGCACGGAGCTGTACGCTTTCGGCATCTCGGCCATCAGTCAACTGCGCCACGCCTACGTGCAAAATGTTCTTAAGCTTTCTGAATATTATGCCGCGCTGGACAACGGGCAGGTCCCCGTCGGAAAGGGATATGTCTTGACTCCTGAGGACCAGCTTCGACGATATGTTATCATGTCCCTGATGTGTCATTTCCGACTGAGCATTCCTGAAGTGGAGCAACGCTTTGGCATTGACTTCGAAAGACATTTCGCCGATGCGCTGGCGCAACTACGGGAAATGGAGGACGATGGACTGGTCGCATGCACCACCCAGAGCATTTCCGTTACCGAAACGGGCCGCTTCTTTGTGCGCAACGTGGCCATGGCGTTCGATGCCTACCTGTCTACAACCGCTGACCGTCCGCTCTACTCTCAGACGGTATAG